A stretch of DNA from Gottschalkia acidurici 9a:
TTTTAACTATTATTACTTATTTTGATTAAAGAAATCAACAAATTTTTCAATAGTGAATTCTTTAAGCTTTGATGTATCATTATTAACTAATTTTAAAAAACAACCTGGAATTTCTCTAGCTTTAAGATTCTTTTTTATACAGAGGTCACATCCATTGGAATGGTTATGAGGGTTTAGTTTACAACTTAAGTCACTACAAGTACAAAAATGTTTTTGATTTTCCATAATTACTCCTTTTAATAGTATTAGCATGATTAAAGCTTAGTATAACAGATATTTTAGTTACCAACAAGAATAGAATTAATATTAATTACGAGTGAGAAATAAATATTAATTCAACTGGAATAGTAAAAAAGTAGATGAGTTACATTTAAAGATTTGGAAAATCTCCTT
This window harbors:
- a CDS encoding DUF6485 family protein; protein product: MLILLKGVIMENQKHFCTCSDLSCKLNPHNHSNGCDLCIKKNLKAREIPGCFLKLVNNDTSKLKEFTIEKFVDFFNQNK